Proteins encoded together in one Oceanivirga salmonicida window:
- a CDS encoding PTS sugar transporter subunit IIA: protein MGFFDKLFGKKEEKKEIKKTIIKAAITGKVVDIKEVPDETFAKKLLGDGIAIIPEKSGNIVSPVKGTITQLFETLHAFTVETEDGVNILVHFGLNTVELKGNGFTKVASEGDKVEAGDVVIKYDLEYLKENVPSVITPIIVLDSEDYLNIETFIGKDVIEGRDTVLEITK, encoded by the coding sequence ATGGGTTTTTTTGATAAATTATTTGGAAAAAAAGAAGAAAAAAAAGAAATAAAGAAAACAATAATCAAAGCTGCTATAACTGGAAAAGTTGTAGACATTAAAGAAGTTCCTGACGAAACTTTTGCTAAAAAATTATTAGGAGATGGTATAGCAATAATACCTGAAAAATCAGGAAATATTGTATCACCTGTAAAGGGAACTATAACACAGTTATTTGAAACTTTACATGCATTTACTGTTGAAACAGAAGATGGAGTTAATATTTTAGTTCATTTTGGTTTAAACACAGTAGAATTAAAAGGTAATGGATTTACTAAGGTAGCTAGTGAAGGCGATAAAGTGGAAGCAGGAGACGTAGTAATAAAATATGATTTAGAATATTTAAAAGAAAATGTTCCATCTGTTATAACTCCAATAATAGTTTTAGACTCAGAAGATTATTTAAATATAGAAACATTTATAGGCAAAGATGTAATTGAAGGTAGAGATACTGTATTAGAAATAACAAAATAG
- the dut gene encoding dUTP diphosphatase has product MKIKKINEKAIIPSYGTEFSAGADLYALLDENIVIKPGETHLLHTGICMEIPKGYVGLVYARSGTALKKGLAPANKVGVIDCDYRGEIMVALHNHSNEVRTVEIGERIAQIVFTKYEKFDFELVDELSDTVRGVGGYGSTGTK; this is encoded by the coding sequence ATGAAAATAAAAAAAATAAATGAAAAAGCAATAATACCAAGTTATGGAACTGAATTTTCAGCAGGAGCAGATTTATATGCCTTATTAGATGAAAATATAGTTATTAAACCAGGGGAAACACATTTATTACATACAGGAATATGCATGGAAATACCAAAAGGGTATGTAGGATTAGTATATGCTAGAAGTGGAACAGCTTTAAAAAAAGGTTTAGCACCTGCTAATAAAGTTGGGGTTATAGATTGTGATTATAGGGGTGAAATTATGGTTGCACTTCATAATCATTCTAATGAAGTTAGAACTGTTGAAATAGGTGAAAGAATAGCACAAATAGTATTTACAAAATATGAAAAATTTGATTTTGAATTAGTTGATGAATTAAGTGATACCGTTAGAGGTGTTGGTGGCTATGGAAGTACAGGCACAAAATAA
- a CDS encoding MATE family efflux transporter, which translates to MIKLNMKERRELILNGNTFKTLLFLSIPIIVMALVGAMIPFTDGLFLNNIIGAKRVAAITYVKPAIDIMLGLSAGLGVAAMAMIGQIVGRGDVEEVKNVSLQILVFSIFCGIFTIPISILVALYMSSTVDISMSNDVFIYVSLYSVVLPFQFLAAIFNALKNATGNPESPFYRMVVLLLLKIFFNYIFLSTLKMDIKGAVIASFFAYFLTGIWMYYDLFIKDYLYKLDIRKYYINIKIIKELVRVGFPSMLNYMMVSLGFLMINMEMKKYGSTLLGGIGIAGYINGISFQVPASIGVAVTTMISLNIGVGNKKKAKESFLIGMLFCLSISVITLLLILPFLDFYTKLFSKKELDILFIAKESLAIFTYAIIPFGIFTICQSALNGLGRTTIPLIMGFMRIWLFRYIFIILTENSLSYYSFFYGNLFSNVLAALIFIVIVFRIKWESGINYGKK; encoded by the coding sequence TTGATTAAACTTAATATGAAAGAAAGAAGAGAATTAATTTTAAATGGGAATACATTTAAAACATTATTATTTCTTTCTATTCCTATAATTGTAATGGCTCTTGTTGGAGCTATGATACCATTTACAGATGGATTATTTTTAAATAATATTATAGGGGCCAAAAGAGTAGCCGCAATAACTTATGTTAAGCCCGCAATAGATATAATGCTAGGTCTATCTGCTGGTCTTGGAGTTGCTGCTATGGCAATGATAGGACAAATTGTAGGTAGAGGAGATGTAGAAGAAGTTAAAAATGTATCACTTCAAATATTGGTGTTTAGTATATTTTGTGGAATATTTACGATACCCATTAGTATATTAGTTGCTCTATATATGTCTTCAACTGTAGATATATCTATGAGTAATGACGTATTTATCTATGTTTCTTTATATTCTGTTGTATTACCTTTTCAATTCTTGGCGGCTATATTTAATGCATTAAAAAATGCAACGGGTAATCCTGAATCGCCATTTTATAGAATGGTGGTTTTGTTATTATTAAAAATATTCTTCAATTATATATTTTTAAGTACTTTAAAAATGGATATAAAAGGAGCAGTAATAGCCTCATTTTTTGCGTATTTCCTTACAGGAATATGGATGTATTATGACTTATTCATTAAAGATTACTTATATAAATTAGATATAAGAAAATATTATATTAATATTAAGATAATTAAAGAATTAGTAAGGGTAGGATTTCCATCCATGCTTAATTATATGATGGTTAGTCTAGGCTTTTTAATGATAAATATGGAAATGAAAAAATATGGAAGTACATTATTAGGTGGAATAGGAATAGCGGGTTATATAAATGGTATAAGTTTTCAAGTCCCTGCAAGTATAGGTGTAGCAGTAACTACGATGATAAGTTTAAATATTGGTGTAGGAAATAAGAAAAAAGCAAAAGAATCTTTTTTAATAGGAATGTTATTTTGTTTAAGTATATCAGTTATAACACTATTGCTTATATTGCCGTTTTTAGATTTTTATACTAAATTATTTTCAAAAAAAGAATTAGATATTTTATTTATCGCCAAAGAATCATTAGCTATATTTACATATGCTATAATCCCTTTTGGAATATTTACAATATGTCAATCTGCTTTAAACGGATTGGGTAGAACAACTATACCATTAATTATGGGATTTATGAGAATATGGCTATTTAGATATATATTTATAATTTTAACAGAAAATAGTTTATCATATTATTCTTTCTTTTATGGAAACCTATTTTCAAATGTCTTGGCAGCATTAATATTCATAGTAATAGTATTTAGAATAAAATGGGAATCAGGAATAAATTATGGAAAAAAATAA